The following proteins come from a genomic window of Nostoc sp. TCL26-01:
- a CDS encoding cadmium resistance transporter: MNWLTTTIIIGISTAFATTFDDNLYLTAFFGKVNRHFRPMNVILGEFIGFTALVVASLPGFLGGLILPTAWVGLLGFLPIAIGINHLLTREQEEDTVQAVTVDFPGSQTSYRHRKSLWATLRDPQTYRVSAVTIANGGNNIGIYVPLFASSNLPSLGVILCVCYLTVGVWCFMSYNMTRNPLMAPVLARYGRKVFPLVLIWLGCSILIKSESYQLLRAIAMFSR, from the coding sequence ATGAATTGGCTAACTACTACAATTATTATTGGCATCTCTACAGCTTTTGCCACTACTTTTGATGACAACTTATATTTGACTGCTTTTTTTGGCAAAGTCAATCGTCACTTTCGTCCCATGAATGTGATTCTGGGTGAGTTTATTGGATTCACTGCATTAGTAGTTGCTAGCCTGCCTGGTTTTTTAGGTGGGTTAATATTACCGACTGCTTGGGTGGGGTTGCTAGGTTTTCTACCTATCGCTATTGGGATCAATCATCTGCTGACACGAGAACAAGAAGAAGATACAGTACAAGCGGTAACAGTAGACTTTCCTGGTTCTCAGACATCTTATCGCCATCGTAAATCTTTGTGGGCAACTCTACGCGATCCACAAACTTACCGTGTATCCGCCGTTACTATTGCCAATGGTGGTAATAATATTGGGATTTATGTACCATTGTTTGCTAGTAGCAATCTCCCAAGTTTGGGTGTAATTTTGTGTGTCTGCTATTTGACAGTGGGTGTATGGTGCTTCATGTCATACAATATGACTCGAAATCCTCTGATGGCTCCCGTTTTAGCACGCTATGGTCGTAAAGTCTTTCCCTTAGTTTTAATTTGGTTGGGATGCTCCATACTGATTAAGAGTGAATCTTATCAACTTTTACGAGCGATCGCCATGTTTTCTCGTTAG
- a CDS encoding ABC transporter permease, producing the protein MTSQQIFIWSKKFKTSQLPILLTDSLTIFWGDWLDLRVRVAQVAASGLISPLIYILAFGLGLGNSIRPGSAISGNYDNYLEFILPGMVALSSMTISFGGTTFSICGDRLFSKTFEELLLTPIHPLALHIGKMLAGVVRGLMTSGSVILVALLLTGNWHFLHPLFLLLLVLNCAVFAGLGVIVGLSVRSLESVGLYNNFVIIPMSFLGATFFDPSTLPPVFKVVVYLLPLTYTSIGLRAVAHLPLSQFPWYSIPILLIVAIALSLWGSDKFAHQQD; encoded by the coding sequence GTGACATCTCAACAAATTTTCATCTGGAGTAAAAAGTTTAAAACTTCACAACTACCAATTCTCTTAACAGATAGCCTCACTATTTTTTGGGGAGATTGGTTAGATTTACGGGTGCGAGTAGCCCAAGTAGCTGCTTCTGGATTAATATCTCCACTGATATATATATTGGCTTTCGGTCTAGGTTTGGGTAACTCAATTAGACCTGGTTCTGCTATCAGTGGGAATTACGATAACTATTTAGAATTTATCCTACCGGGTATGGTAGCATTATCATCCATGACCATTAGCTTTGGTGGGACGACATTCTCCATTTGTGGAGATAGATTATTTAGCAAAACCTTTGAAGAATTATTACTCACACCCATACATCCTTTAGCGCTGCACATTGGGAAAATGCTGGCGGGAGTTGTCAGAGGGTTAATGACTTCAGGTTCAGTAATTTTAGTAGCCCTACTATTAACAGGCAATTGGCACTTTCTTCATCCCTTGTTTTTACTTTTACTAGTATTAAACTGTGCAGTATTTGCCGGATTAGGTGTAATTGTTGGGTTATCAGTGCGATCGCTCGAATCAGTGGGACTGTACAATAACTTTGTGATTATCCCTATGTCCTTTTTAGGCGCGACATTCTTTGACCCCAGTACACTACCACCAGTATTCAAAGTCGTAGTTTACTTATTGCCACTAACTTACACCAGTATAGGCTTACGTGCTGTCGCACATTTACCCTTATCTCAATTTCCTTGGTATAGCATACCTATATTGTTAATTGTAGCGATCGCCCTTTCTTTATGGGGTAGCGATAAATTTGCCCACCAACAAGACTAG
- the rplC gene encoding 50S ribosomal protein L3, protein MSVGILGTKLGMTQVFDEAGVAIPVTVVQIGPCVVTQVKTKQTDGYAAIQVGYGTVKPKALNKPSLGHLAKSSAPPLKHLQEYRTASSGDYTLGQEIKVDIFSAGELVDVVGTSIGRGFAGNQKRNNFGRGPMSHGSKNHRAPGSIGAGTTPGRVYPGKRMAGRLGGTRVTIRKLTVVRVDAERNLLLIKGAVPGKPGALLSIVPAKKVGK, encoded by the coding sequence GTGTCTGTAGGCATTCTCGGCACCAAGCTGGGCATGACCCAAGTCTTCGATGAAGCAGGAGTCGCCATTCCTGTCACAGTCGTCCAAATAGGGCCATGCGTTGTTACACAAGTCAAAACAAAGCAAACCGACGGTTACGCCGCCATCCAAGTTGGTTATGGCACAGTCAAACCAAAAGCGCTCAACAAGCCCTCACTTGGTCACTTAGCCAAATCATCAGCGCCCCCACTGAAGCATTTGCAAGAGTATCGCACAGCTAGTTCTGGCGATTACACTCTCGGTCAAGAGATTAAAGTAGATATTTTTAGTGCAGGTGAACTGGTAGACGTAGTCGGTACAAGTATCGGTCGTGGCTTTGCAGGTAACCAAAAACGCAACAACTTCGGACGTGGGCCGATGTCACATGGTTCCAAAAACCATAGAGCGCCCGGTTCCATCGGTGCAGGGACAACACCAGGTCGTGTCTATCCAGGTAAGCGGATGGCAGGGCGTTTGGGTGGTACTCGTGTCACCATTCGCAAATTAACCGTAGTCCGTGTCGATGCGGAACGTAACTTATTACTAATTAAAGGAGCTGTTCCTGGTAAACCAGGGGCATTACTCAGTATTGTACCTGCCAAAAAAGTTGGAAAGTAG
- a CDS encoding helix-turn-helix transcriptional regulator, with translation MGKAGKALKQVLEIYGISQNKLAVTMGTGRPNVHRWVNEIRDPVADTLLEIRDALKKINPAAAEEFIRLYLGDAKDDNEQA, from the coding sequence ATGGGAAAAGCAGGAAAAGCACTCAAACAAGTGTTAGAAATCTACGGCATTAGCCAAAACAAGTTAGCAGTGACAATGGGAACAGGACGGCCAAACGTTCACCGTTGGGTGAATGAAATTAGAGATCCTGTTGCTGATACACTGTTAGAAATTCGTGATGCACTCAAGAAAATTAATCCCGCAGCAGCAGAGGAGTTTATCAGGTTGTACTTAGGAGATGCCAAAGATGATAATGAGCAAGCTTAA
- a CDS encoding NAD(P)H-quinone oxidoreductase subunit N — translation MALITTGNGLIRDLEKFGSLGVFVPLEGGFEGRYRRRLRAAGYTTVQFTARGLGDVAAYLTGVHGVRPPHLGKKSTGSGAAVGEVYYLPPIVSYQLAQLPPKSKGLVLWIIEGHILSDQEVEFLTNLPSLEPKVKVVVERGGDRTFRWQPLTATLSATYQAV, via the coding sequence ATGGCACTAATTACCACTGGTAACGGGTTGATTCGCGATCTAGAGAAATTTGGATCTTTAGGCGTTTTTGTACCTCTGGAAGGGGGTTTTGAAGGTCGATATCGGCGGCGGTTGCGGGCGGCTGGTTATACAACTGTGCAATTCACTGCTAGAGGACTAGGCGATGTTGCGGCTTATCTCACAGGAGTTCATGGTGTAAGACCTCCCCATTTGGGTAAAAAAAGTACTGGTAGTGGCGCAGCTGTGGGTGAAGTGTATTATTTACCCCCAATTGTTAGCTATCAGCTAGCACAATTACCACCCAAGTCTAAAGGGTTGGTGTTGTGGATTATTGAAGGACATATCTTGTCTGATCAAGAAGTTGAGTTTTTGACCAACTTACCTAGCTTAGAACCAAAAGTGAAAGTAGTAGTGGAAAGAGGCGGCGATCGCACTTTCCGTTGGCAACCGCTTACAGCTACTCTCTCGGCTACATATCAGGCTGTGTAG
- a CDS encoding DNA sulfur modification protein DndB, which translates to MVNVNQDSANTVSPEIQGGFTASLEPVFSKYHRERCYPALIFRQGKRTMLQINVPAGDFPALLVAKPATDDDPESGKQRPEIPGHADDIKNYIIEQVQKNKILNFKTMM; encoded by the coding sequence ATGGTTAACGTAAATCAGGATAGTGCTAATACCGTTTCACCAGAAATTCAAGGTGGATTTACTGCTTCTCTTGAACCTGTTTTTTCTAAATATCATCGTGAGCGCTGCTATCCAGCGCTAATTTTTAGGCAGGGCAAGCGTACTATGTTACAAATAAATGTACCTGCTGGCGATTTTCCAGCGCTTTTAGTAGCAAAACCTGCTACTGACGATGATCCCGAATCAGGTAAACAACGTCCAGAAATTCCAGGCCATGCTGATGACATCAAAAACTATATTATAGAGCAAGTCCAAAAGAACAAAATTCTGAACTTCAAGACAATGATGTAG
- a CDS encoding pentapeptide repeat-containing protein: protein MKLKLLAALALATPLFLANSVKAGNPQDLQRLLSTGECIGCNLSGMNLSGAHLIGADLRGSNLAGANLSGANLEGADLTDANLKRANLTSAYLTNVNFKKANLNGANLTRAHVYDSNVYGASMEDLNITDAEIYNTAIGIGGEDGQQIPDWD from the coding sequence ATGAAACTCAAGCTATTAGCAGCTCTAGCCTTAGCAACTCCCCTATTTTTGGCTAACTCAGTGAAAGCTGGGAATCCGCAAGACCTACAAAGGTTATTATCAACTGGGGAATGTATTGGGTGTAATCTATCAGGCATGAACCTCAGTGGCGCTCATCTAATTGGTGCTGATTTACGAGGCTCAAATTTGGCTGGGGCTAACCTCTCTGGTGCTAACCTCGAAGGCGCTGACTTAACAGACGCTAACTTAAAACGTGCTAACTTAACTTCAGCCTACCTAACCAACGTCAACTTTAAAAAAGCTAATCTGAATGGGGCAAACTTGACTCGCGCCCATGTATACGACTCCAACGTTTATGGTGCATCAATGGAGGATCTCAACATCACCGATGCAGAAATTTACAACACTGCAATTGGTATTGGTGGCGAAGATGGTCAACAAATCCCTGACTGGGATTAG
- the dndC gene encoding DNA phosphorothioation system sulfurtransferase DndC gives MTEAQQPENKGQQTRTVAELVEYIQVLTTEIQELYCLDAIPWVVGYSGGKDSTATLQLIWNAIAGLSPEKRTKTIYVITTDTLVENPIVAAWVRNSLQQMKLEAQAQGLPFEPHLLQPDFKETFWVGLIGKGYPAPRGKFRWCTERLKINPSNRFIRDVIRASGEAIVVLGTRKAESTRRASRMKKLEAMRVRDRLSPNMNLPNSLVYSPIEDWQNDEVWIYLMQWENPWGYSNKDLFAIYRGASADNECPLVVDTSTPSCGSSRFGCWVCTLVSQDKSLAAMIQNDEEKEWMQPLLDFRKELDAEETRDRRDFRRRNGDVQLYERNLESEISIEPIPGPYLKEAREDWLRKLLRVEKQIRQTAPENMRDITLISTEELSEIRRIWLEERHEFDDSLPRIYQEVTGEKFKDPRPGADLNLLGSDEWAVLEEICADDNMHLELVSKLLSTEWQFRKKTKRVGIYDTLEKCFNTSSRSAEEAIKNAHLKRDLREAVSQGDITTVREKVRQLTLADFVVPEEQISTPNTQIDTKNTTKSDDNAKTWANVKFKNKQTKL, from the coding sequence ATGACTGAAGCACAACAACCAGAAAATAAAGGTCAGCAGACACGTACTGTAGCAGAGTTGGTAGAGTATATCCAAGTTCTTACCACTGAAATTCAAGAATTGTATTGTTTAGATGCAATACCCTGGGTTGTTGGTTATTCCGGTGGTAAGGATAGCACGGCGACTTTACAGCTGATCTGGAATGCGATCGCTGGACTCTCACCAGAAAAACGGACTAAAACAATCTACGTCATTACTACAGACACACTGGTAGAAAATCCTATTGTTGCAGCTTGGGTGCGAAATTCTCTACAACAAATGAAATTAGAAGCCCAAGCGCAAGGATTACCATTTGAACCTCATTTATTACAGCCAGATTTTAAAGAAACATTTTGGGTGGGTTTGATAGGGAAAGGTTATCCAGCACCAAGAGGTAAATTCCGTTGGTGTACAGAACGTCTGAAAATTAATCCCTCGAATCGCTTTATACGTGATGTAATTCGAGCTAGTGGAGAAGCTATTGTTGTGCTGGGAACTCGCAAAGCAGAAAGCACAAGACGCGCTAGCAGAATGAAAAAATTAGAAGCTATGCGGGTACGCGATCGCCTAAGTCCTAACATGAATTTGCCAAACTCTCTAGTTTACAGCCCTATTGAAGACTGGCAAAATGATGAAGTTTGGATTTATTTAATGCAGTGGGAAAATCCTTGGGGATATAGCAATAAAGATTTATTTGCTATTTATCGGGGTGCTTCTGCTGATAATGAATGTCCCTTAGTAGTTGATACTTCTACTCCAAGCTGTGGTAGCTCTCGTTTTGGATGCTGGGTTTGTACCCTAGTCAGCCAGGATAAATCTCTAGCAGCTATGATTCAAAATGATGAAGAAAAAGAGTGGATGCAACCTCTACTTGATTTTCGGAAGGAATTAGATGCAGAAGAAACACGCGATCGCCGTGATTTTCGCCGCAGAAATGGAGATGTTCAACTGTATGAACGTAACTTAGAGAGTGAAATATCTATTGAACCAATTCCTGGCCCCTATCTTAAAGAAGCGCGGGAAGATTGGCTGAGAAAATTACTGAGAGTCGAAAAACAAATCCGCCAAACAGCACCAGAAAATATGCGCGATATTACTCTGATTTCTACAGAAGAACTTAGCGAAATTCGCCGCATCTGGCTAGAAGAAAGACATGAGTTTGATGACAGCTTACCACGCATTTATCAAGAAGTAACTGGTGAAAAATTTAAAGACCCGCGTCCCGGTGCAGACCTTAATTTGTTGGGTAGCGATGAATGGGCTGTGTTAGAAGAAATCTGTGCTGATGATAATATGCACTTGGAACTTGTGTCAAAACTTTTAAGCACAGAATGGCAATTTCGTAAGAAAACAAAGCGTGTAGGAATCTACGACACCTTAGAAAAATGTTTTAATACTAGTTCCCGTTCTGCTGAAGAAGCAATTAAAAATGCTCATTTAAAACGTGATTTAAGAGAAGCTGTTAGTCAAGGTGATATTACAACAGTTAGAGAAAAAGTTAGACAGCTAACTTTAGCAGATTTTGTTGTCCCAGAGGAACAAATAAGTACACCTAATACACAAATTGATACAAAAAATACTACAAAATCTGATGACAATGCAAAGACGTGGGCAAATGTGAAATTTAAAAATAAACAGACAAAGCTTTAA
- a CDS encoding DNA phosphorothioation-associated protein 4, with protein sequence MAETGRIRVAKDKADLVKALTSSDGGTGPFQTFADVIVFAAALGAKHKKRVSLGEISKREPSPIRLEYFASVGNDVVIKLLGMTETQDINILSIYEEEYETLRNQVFEEYANGGLEILQNELRGAVDYLERILLFLSYERTHKDEKEEEFDLTKFLS encoded by the coding sequence ATGGCTGAAACTGGCAGAATCAGGGTTGCTAAAGATAAAGCAGATTTAGTGAAAGCGTTAACCTCTTCCGATGGTGGTACAGGCCCTTTTCAAACCTTCGCTGATGTGATTGTATTTGCCGCAGCTTTAGGCGCAAAGCATAAAAAGCGTGTATCTTTGGGGGAAATTTCTAAACGAGAACCATCGCCAATCAGGCTAGAATATTTTGCTTCAGTAGGAAATGATGTTGTGATTAAATTATTAGGAATGACAGAAACTCAGGATATCAATATCTTATCTATTTATGAAGAAGAATATGAAACTTTACGTAACCAAGTTTTTGAAGAATATGCTAATGGAGGGCTAGAGATATTACAAAATGAATTACGTGGAGCCGTTGATTATTTAGAGCGAATTTTATTATTTCTTAGTTATGAACGAACTCACAAAGATGAAAAAGAAGAGGAATTTGATCTCACAAAATTCCTCTCTTAG
- a CDS encoding DNA sulfur modification protein DndB, producing MLSNALANCLNKFFFECNDTRYISEADVNTLTSSELKRFKDECLLGVSVGLEVLGRLLHFTYDKNRNYFDEAKISQLAQIGWTKNNEIWVNNLIRLDQNPKNPNKPYKLSTGANAVIDGVRRVKDKLGWV from the coding sequence ATTTTATCTAATGCTTTAGCTAATTGTCTCAATAAGTTTTTCTTTGAGTGCAATGATACAAGGTATATTTCTGAAGCAGATGTAAATACTTTAACTTCTAGCGAGTTAAAGAGATTTAAAGATGAATGTCTATTAGGTGTAAGTGTTGGACTCGAAGTTCTGGGTCGTTTGCTTCACTTTACTTATGACAAAAATAGAAATTATTTTGATGAAGCAAAAATTTCTCAACTCGCACAGATAGGTTGGACTAAAAATAACGAAATATGGGTAAATAATTTAATTAGGTTAGACCAGAATCCTAAAAATCCGAATAAGCCTTACAAACTTTCTACTGGTGCAAATGCAGTGATTGATGGAGTGAGAAGAGTAAAAGATAAATTAGGATGGGTATAA
- a CDS encoding DGQHR domain-containing protein — MRDISSGPTADIAREYLERENTEKEVLALLLEKFLEKKDQILVQKTEMGGSEAYVGSVTLEWFAGRVHFASGLPLLQKKYNPETGNIEIDADSIDEIQQRPVDWSRQAPLVQYLAARKNHKFPAVLVVINQPWVDNPKASEWDSEERATKSTTDFTPLDKDGKVGLLNISEENVTIYALDGQHRLMGVQGLMELIKTGKLQRYKKDKTADDSFITMSDLLEQYQVDPTYLQSLPKEKIGIEFICAVNAGETRNQARRRVRSIFVHVNLMAAPLTKGQLAQLNEDDGFAIVARKIAVTHPLLEQRANRNPRVNWNSATVAANSTVLTTLQALQDMSERYLGQKFPHWKPLEKGLIPMRPEDEEIEQGIEEFKKLFDNLANLPSYKILEHEDTPVLRRFSFEKGGGEANILFRPVAQVALAQALGFLVFKKGFSITSVFKKLRKFDQQGGFTGMEYPQSLWYGVLYDPNKKRVQVSGKDLAAKLLIYILGGIEDSMERAELRKALANARTVENKTISFDGEFVDAKVVGLPLLI, encoded by the coding sequence ATGAGAGACATTTCATCTGGACCAACTGCTGATATTGCTAGAGAGTACCTAGAGAGAGAAAACACGGAAAAAGAGGTACTAGCTTTACTTTTAGAGAAATTTTTAGAAAAGAAAGACCAAATTCTTGTACAAAAAACTGAGATGGGTGGAAGTGAAGCTTATGTAGGTTCTGTCACCTTAGAATGGTTTGCAGGCCGAGTTCATTTTGCTTCTGGTTTACCTCTGCTACAAAAAAAGTACAATCCTGAGACTGGTAACATCGAAATTGATGCGGATAGTATCGATGAAATTCAACAACGTCCTGTTGACTGGTCGCGTCAAGCACCCTTGGTTCAGTATTTAGCTGCGAGAAAAAATCATAAGTTTCCAGCAGTGCTAGTAGTAATTAACCAACCTTGGGTGGATAACCCTAAAGCATCTGAGTGGGATAGTGAAGAACGCGCCACAAAATCTACTACAGATTTTACACCTCTAGATAAAGATGGTAAGGTCGGCTTACTCAATATTTCTGAAGAAAATGTCACCATTTATGCCCTAGATGGTCAACATCGGCTGATGGGAGTTCAAGGTTTAATGGAGTTAATTAAAACTGGTAAACTCCAGCGATACAAAAAAGATAAAACTGCTGATGATAGTTTTATTACGATGTCAGATTTATTAGAGCAATATCAAGTAGATCCTACTTATTTACAAAGCTTACCTAAAGAAAAAATTGGTATTGAGTTTATTTGTGCAGTGAACGCTGGGGAGACTCGCAACCAAGCTAGAAGAAGAGTCAGGTCGATTTTTGTCCATGTCAACTTGATGGCTGCACCTTTAACTAAAGGTCAGTTAGCACAGTTAAATGAAGATGATGGTTTTGCGATTGTAGCTAGAAAAATTGCTGTGACTCATCCACTTTTGGAACAGCGTGCAAATCGTAACCCGCGTGTTAATTGGAACAGTGCAACTGTCGCGGCAAACTCTACAGTTTTGACGACACTGCAAGCGCTACAAGATATGTCTGAGCGATATTTAGGTCAAAAATTCCCACACTGGAAACCATTGGAAAAAGGTTTAATTCCTATGCGTCCAGAAGATGAAGAAATTGAGCAGGGAATTGAGGAATTTAAAAAGCTTTTTGATAATTTGGCTAATTTGCCTAGTTATAAAATTTTAGAACATGAAGATACCCCTGTTTTGCGAAGATTTAGTTTTGAAAAGGGAGGCGGTGAAGCAAATATACTTTTCCGTCCTGTAGCCCAAGTTGCTTTAGCACAAGCTTTAGGATTTTTAGTATTTAAAAAAGGTTTTTCGATCACCAGTGTTTTTAAAAAGTTGCGAAAGTTTGACCAACAAGGCGGTTTTACTGGTATGGAATATCCTCAATCTCTTTGGTATGGGGTTTTGTATGACCCTAATAAAAAGCGAGTGCAGGTTTCTGGAAAGGATTTGGCAGCAAAGTTATTAATTTATATTTTAGGTGGGATTGAAGATTCAATGGAACGTGCTGAACTTCGTAAGGCTTTAGCTAATGCTAGAACTGTGGAAAATAAAACAATTAGCTTTGATGGTGAATTTGTCGATGCAAAAGTTGTAGGGCTTCCACTGCTGATATGA
- the tnpA gene encoding IS200/IS605 family transposase, whose protein sequence is MRANFTQLYLHYVWATWDRLPLITPEIQRLVYAAIIRECEQLKCTVIAIGGIEDHIHLLIGFPVTVSVSDLIKQIKGSSSHFINNEVKTSDFFKWQGSYAAFTVSYDAIDNVAHYIRNQAIHHQQKSVISTWELNLPDTNVKANKIHPE, encoded by the coding sequence ATGAGAGCAAATTTCACGCAACTTTATTTACATTATGTCTGGGCAACTTGGGATAGATTACCTCTTATCACACCTGAGATTCAAAGGTTAGTTTATGCAGCAATTATTCGAGAATGTGAACAGTTAAAATGTACTGTTATTGCGATTGGTGGCATTGAAGATCATATTCATCTATTAATAGGTTTTCCGGTAACTGTTAGCGTGTCTGATTTAATTAAGCAGATTAAGGGCAGTTCTTCTCACTTTATAAACAATGAAGTTAAAACTAGTGATTTTTTTAAATGGCAAGGTAGTTATGCGGCTTTTACAGTTAGTTATGATGCGATTGATAATGTTGCTCACTATATCAGGAATCAGGCTATTCATCATCAACAAAAATCTGTTATTTCTACATGGGAATTAAATTTACCTGACACCAACGTAAAGGCGAATAAAATTCACCCGGAATGA
- a CDS encoding GNAT family N-acetyltransferase, protein MLIRSATPADVPAVLPMVAKICALHESWDAAKYGFLTHPEKRYENWLTRLANQERSVFLVADNQGQLVAFVAATVEQEIPIYRTKEFGFIHDIWVEPEYRQQGIAKQIVEMTITRFEDIGVQQIRLDTAAANEAARKLFTACGFRLSTMEMLIELPN, encoded by the coding sequence ATGCTGATTCGTTCTGCTACACCAGCTGATGTCCCCGCAGTATTACCAATGGTTGCTAAAATTTGTGCATTACATGAATCTTGGGATGCTGCCAAGTATGGTTTTCTCACTCATCCAGAGAAACGTTATGAAAATTGGTTAACAAGATTAGCAAATCAAGAACGCAGTGTATTTCTAGTCGCTGACAATCAAGGACAACTAGTAGCTTTTGTCGCGGCGACAGTCGAGCAAGAAATACCCATTTATCGGACAAAAGAATTTGGATTTATCCACGATATTTGGGTTGAACCGGAATATCGTCAACAAGGAATTGCCAAGCAAATAGTAGAAATGACAATCACTCGCTTTGAAGACATAGGAGTTCAGCAAATTCGTTTAGATACGGCTGCTGCTAACGAAGCCGCCCGTAAATTATTTACAGCTTGTGGTTTCCGACTCAGTACGATGGAAATGCTCATCGAATTACCAAACTAA